From one Lycium ferocissimum isolate CSIRO_LF1 chromosome 7, AGI_CSIRO_Lferr_CH_V1, whole genome shotgun sequence genomic stretch:
- the LOC132063314 gene encoding probable pre-mRNA-splicing factor ATP-dependent RNA helicase DEAH2, translated as MGTERKRKVSLFDVVDDASAAKKLNGGSLINGGNSMINKWNGKPYSQRFYDILEKRKTLPVWHQKEEFLQALKSNQTLILVGETGSGKTTQIPQFVLDAVEVETAGKGRKYMIGCTQPRRVAAMSVSRRVAEEMDVTIGEEVGYSIRFEDCTSARTVLKYLTDGMLLREAMADPLLERYKVIILDEAHERTLATDVLFGLLKEVLKNRPDLKLVVMSATLEAEKFQGYFFGAPLMKVPGRLHPVEIFYTQDPERDYLEAAIRTVVQIHTCEPPGDILVFLTGEEEIEDACRKITKEIGNLGDQVGPVKPVPLYSTLPPAMQQKIFEPAPPPVVEGGPPGRKIVVSTNIAETSLTIDGIVYVIDPGFAKQKVYNPRVRVESLLVSPISKASAHQRSGRAGRTQPGKCFRLYTEKSFHNDLQPQTYPEILRSNLANTVLTLKKLGIDDLVHFDFMDPPAPETLMRALEVLNYLGALDDEGNMTRLGEIMSEFPLDPQMGKMLVVSPEFNCSNEILSISAMLSVPNCFVRPREAQKAADEAKNRFGHIDGDHLTLLNVYHAYKQNQEDPQWCYENFINQRALKSADNVRQQLARIMARFNLKLCSTDFNSRDYYVNIRKAMLAGYFMQVAHLERTGHYLTVKDNQVVHLHPSNCLDHKPEWVIYNEYVLTSRNFIRTVTDIRGEWLVDIAPHYYDLANFPQCEAKRVLERLYKKREREKDESKSKR; from the exons ATGGGAACGGAGAGGAAGAGGAAGGTGAGTTTGTTTGATGTGGTGGATGACGCGTCAGCGGCGAAGAAACTGAATGGAGGAAGCTTAATTAACGGTGGAAACAGCATGATTAACAAGTGGAATGGAAAGCCTTACTCACAgagattttatgatattttggagaagaggaAGACTCTTCCTGTATGGCATCAAAAAGAGGAGTTTTTACAGGCTTTGAAATCTAATCAAACTCTCATCTTGGTTGGTGAAACTGGTAGTGGTAAAACCACTCAG ATTCCGCAGTTTGTTTTGGATGCTGTTGAAGTAGAAACAGCTGGTAAGGGCAGGAAGTATATGATTGGTTGCACTCAACCTCGGAGGGTGGCTGCTATGTCCGTGTCTCGTCGAGTTGCTGAAGAGATGGATGTTACAATTGGGGAAGAAGTTGGATATAGCATTCGTTTTGAGGACTGCACTAGTGCTAGAACTGTTTTAAA ATACTTAACAGATGGTATGCTTTTAAGAGAAGCAATGGCAGATCCTCTATTGGAACGCTACAAAGTAATTATTCTTGATGAAGCTCATGAAAGGACTTTGGCAACAGATGTCCTATTTGGGCTTCTGAAGGAGGTGTTGAAAAATAGACCAGACCTAAAGCTAGTTGTTATGAGTGCCACACTTGAGGCAGAGAAGTTTCAGGGCTACTTCTTTGGTGCACCTCTCATGAAAGTTCCTGGAAGGCTCCATCCAGTGGAAATCTTTTACACTCAGGATCCTGAGAGAGACTATCTCGAGGCTGCCATTCGGACTGTGGTGCAGATACACACGTGTGAACCTCCCGGTGACATTCTTGTTTTCCTTACCGGAGAAGAGGAGATTGAAGATGCCTGTCGCAAAATCACTAAGGAGATTGGTAATTTGGGTGATCAAGTAGGCCCCGTTAAACCGGTGCCTCTTTATTCGACACTTCCCCCAGCTATGCAGCAAAAGATATTTGAACCAGCCCCACCACCGGTGGTGGAGGGTGGTCCTCCTGGCAGGAAGATTGTTGTGTCAACCAACATTGCAGAGACATCTTTGACAATAGATGGCATTGTTTATGTCATAGATCCAGGATTTGCTAAGCAAAAAGTTTATAACCCAAGGGTGCGTGTTGAATCTTTGTTGGTGTCTCCTATTTCAAAGGCCAGTGCACACCAGAGATCGGGACGTGCTGGAAGAACACAGCCAGGAAAATGCTTTAGACTTTACACCGAGAAAAGCTTTCATAATGATCTTCAACCACAGACCTATCCAGAAATACTTCGGTCAAATTTGGCTAATACAGTTCTAACTTTGAAGAAGCTAGGTATTGATGACCtggttcattttgattttaTGGATCCTCCTGCCCCAGAGACGTTGATGAGAGCACTAGAGGTTTTAAATTACTTGGGAGCATTGGATGATGAGGGAAACATGACCAGGTTGGGTGAGATAATGAGTGAATTTCCTCTTGATCCTCAGATGGGGAAAATGCTTGTCGTAAGCCCAGAATTCAACTGCTCCAACGAAATCCTCTCAATATCTGCCATGCTATCAG TACCCAATTGCTTTGTCCGGCCTAGGGAGGCTCAAAAAGCTGCGGATGAAGCAAAGAATCGGTTCGGTCACATCGATGGAGATCATTTGACGTTGCTGAACGTGTATCATGCCTACAAGCAAAACC AGGAGGACCCTCAATGGTGTTATGAGAATTTCATCAATCAGAGGGCTCTCAAATCAGCTGACAATGTGAGGCAACAGCTTGCTCGCATAATGGCCAGGTTCAACCTCAAGTTATGCAGCACAGACTTCAACAGTCGCGACTACTATGTGAACATAAGAAAGGCTATGTTAGCTGGGTATTTCATGCAGGTTGCCCACCTGGAACGTACTGGGCATTATCTAACCGTTAAAGACAATCAA GTGGTACACTTGCATCCTTCAAATTGCCTGGATCACAAGCCAGAATGGGTtatatataatgaatatgtcTTAACAAGCAGGAATTTCATCCGCACTGTGACTGATATCCGTGGTGAATG GTTGGTTGATATTGCACCACACTACTATGACCTTGCAAACTTTCCGCAATGCGAGGCAAAACGAGTGCTTGAGCGGTTATACAAGAAGCGGGAGCGAGAAAAAGATGAAAGCAAGagcaaaagatga
- the LOC132063315 gene encoding long chain acyl-CoA synthetase 1-like → MSMTMFGLKVEEGKEGQNGQPSIGPVYRNPIAQNGFPPADPDLSTAWQLFRAAVEKYPGNRMLGWRDFKDGKWGPYNWKTYKEAYEETLQTGSALRAHGVEPGARIGIYGANCPQWIVTMEACSGYSLICVPLYDTLGPGAVDFIIEHAEVDIVFVQDKKVKELLNSECKHAKRLKLLVCFTSLQQEEKDKAVSLGIKPYSWNEFLNMGKENPSEPSPPQPFDICTIMYTSGTSGEPKGVILTHENMTASVTGVDHFMEIFEDKMTVDDVYISFLPLAHILDRMIEEHFFHKGASVGYFHGNINEIQEDMMELKPTFLAGVPRVYERIHEGVLKALEELNPFRRSMFHLLYNFKLKWMNLGYKQKNASRLADLLAFRKVKNRLGGRIRLIVSGGAPLSSEVEQFLRVTSCGFVLQGYGLTETCGLATIGHPDEMCMLGTVGPPFVFTEVRLEEVPEMGYDPLGDPPRGEICVRGRTTFTGYYKNPELTREVIKDGWFHTGDIGEMLPNGVVKIIDRKKNVIKLSQGEYVALEYLEKVYGIAPIVEDIWVYGDSFKSMLIAVVVPHEGNTKKWADQNGHKGSIPQLCSLHELNQYVLLELKSAAERNKLRGFENIKGVILEPQPFEFDKDVVTATMKKRRERLLKRYKVEIDDLYQSLNAAAKR, encoded by the exons ATGAGCATGACCATGTTTGGTTTGAAGGTAGAGGAAGGAAAAGAAGGCCAAAATGGACAGCCATCTATTGGTCCTGTTTATCGAAATCCAATAGCTCAAAATGGTTTTCCTCCAGCTGATCCTGATTTGTCTACAGCTTGGCAGCTTTTTAG AGCAGCCGTAGAAAAATATCCAGGGAATAGAATGCTGGGATGGCGTGATTTTAAGGATGGAAAG TGGGGTCCTTATAACTGGAAAACCTACAAAGAAGCTTATGAAGAGACTTTGCAGACTGGTTCTGCATTACGGGCTCACGGTGTTGAACCT GGTGCTCGAATTGGAATATATGGAGCCAATTGTCCTCAGTGGATAGTAACAATGGAG GCTTGCAGTGGCTACAGTTTAATATGCGTCCCTCTCTATGATACCCTTG GACCCGGCGCTGTGGATTTTATTATTGAACATGCTGAGGTTGATATCGTTTTTGTTCAAGACAAGAAAGTGAAAGAA CTTCTAAATTCAGAGTGCAAACATGCTAAACGCCTGAAAT TGCTCGTGTGTTTCACTTCGCTACAGCAGGAAGAGAAGGATAAGGCAGTTTCTTTGGGTATTAAGCCATACTCTTGGAATGAATTCCTCAACATG GGTAAAGAGAATCCATCAGAGCCTTCACCGCCACAGCCATTTGACATATGTACAATCATGTACACTAGTGGAACTAGCGGGGAACCTAAAGGTGTAATATTGACTCATGAAAATATGACAGCATCTGTAACAGGAGTTGATCATTTTATGGAAATTTTTGAAGACAAG ATGACAGTGGATGATGTGTACATATCTTTCCTACCACTTGCGCATATACTTGATCGGATGATTGAAGAACATTTCTTCCATAAGGGTGCTTCTGTCGGATACTTCCATGGG AATATCAATGAGATACAAGAAGACATGATGGAGTTGAAGCCAACCTTTTTGGCTGGAGTACCTCGAGTTTATGAAAGGATCCATGAAG GTGTATTGAAAGCACTTGAAGAGCTCAATCCCTTCAGGAGGAGCATGTTCCACTTGCTATATAACTT CAAGCTTAAATGGATGAATCTTGGGTACAAACAGAAGAATGCTTCGCGACTGGCTGATCTGCTAGCTTTTAGAAAG GTAAAGAATAGGCTAGGTGGCAGGATTCGCCTCATAGTCTCCGGTGGTGCTCCCTTAAGCAGTGAGGTGGAACAATTCTTGCGGGTTACCTCATGTGGATTTGTCCTACAAGGCTACG GTTTGACAGAGACTTGTGGTTTGGCCACCATTGGGCATCCAGATGAAATGTGCATGCTTGGAACTGTTGGTCCACCCTTTGTCTTCACAGAAGTTCGTCTGGAGGAAGTTCCTGAAATGGGCTATGATCCCCTAGGAGACCCTCCTCGGGGAGAGATATGCGTGAGAGGGAGGACCACTTTTACTGGATACTACAAAAATCCAGAGTTGACAAGAGAGGTCATCAAAGATGGATGGTTTCATACAG GTGACATCGGAGAAATGTTGCCTAATGGAGTTGTCAAAATCATTGATCGAAAGAAAAATGTTATAAAGCTATCCCAAGGAGAATATGTTGCACTGGAATATCTGGAGAAAGTTTATGGTATTGCGCCCATCGTTGAAGAT ATATGGGTATATGGGGACAGCTTCAAGTCCATGCTGATAGCAGTTGTGGTGCCACATGAAGGGAACACCAAAAAATGGGCTGATCAAAATGGGCACAAGGGTTCAATTCCTCAACTTTGTTCCCTCCATGAGCTAAACCAATATGTCCTCCTTGAGCTGAAGTCTGCTGCAGAAAGAAACAAG CTAAGAGGTTTCGAGAACATCAAAGGCGTGATTCTGGAACCTCAACCCTTTGAGTTTGACAAGGACGTGGTAACAGCAACaatgaaaaagagaagggaGAGATTGCTTAAGCGTTACAAG GTGGAGATTGATGACCTCTACCAAAGTCTTAATGCAGCAGCTAAACGCTAA